GGCGCATCAGCCGATCCATCGCGAAGACCTTGACGATGCCGCTGCCGATCCCGACGAGCGCGCTCAGCAGCCCCGCGAAAAACATGATCACGCCCCCCGCCGGCACGTGATGCACCCGGTACGCGACCATGCCCTCCTTCGTCGGGTACGTCGAATCCAAACGGAACTTCCGCGAGATCGCGTCGGGTTCGGCATCCGGAGGCAAAGGCTTCGGCGGACGCAGGGTCGAATACGCGCTCCAGAACAGCGCCACCACAAAGACGCTCGCGATCGTGTTCTTGCTGACGACCTGCGCGATGATCGCCCCGACAATCGCGCCCGTCACCGTCGCGACCTCCAGCAGAATCCCCACGCGGATATTCGTGTATCCCTCGCGAACGTACGCCGCGGCAGCGCCAGAGCTCGTCGCGATCACCGCCACCAGCGACGCACCGACCGCGAAACGCAGATCAACCCCGAACAGCAGCACCAGGATCGGCACGATCACCACGCCCCCGCCCAGGCCCGTGAGCGCGCCGAGAAAGCCGGCGCCCAGCGACGAGCAAAGCAGGAGCAGGATGAACGAGAGCGCGGTCACAAGGAGCGAGCATACGAAAGTTTTCTTCAAACTTCCCGCTCGATCTCCCGCTGCATCGGCTCTTGCCCTTGCCGGTAGGCTCAATGGAAAGCTGCGGAGGATCTATGCGCGAACTCTCACGCCGTACTCTGTTGGCCGCCGCCGGTGGTTTGGCGGCAGGGCTTGTCCAAAGCCGCGGTTGGGCCGCGAGGGGCGAGCCTCAAGCGCCGAAAGAGGAGAGTTCCGAAATGAAGCCAGTCAAAATCGAGCACCGCGCGTTCGGCAACACGGGGTTGAACGTTGCCGTGCTCGGATTCGGCGGCAGCGAGATCGGCTACGAGCGCACCGACGAGGCCGTCGTCACACGATTGCTCAACGCGGCGCTCGACGCGGGCCTCAACGTCG
The DNA window shown above is from Phycisphaeraceae bacterium and carries:
- a CDS encoding sulfite exporter TauE/SafE family protein; translation: MTALSFILLLLCSSLGAGFLGALTGLGGGVVIVPILVLLFGVDLRFAVGASLVAVIATSSGAAAAYVREGYTNIRVGILLEVATVTGAIVGAIIAQVVSKNTIASVFVVALFWSAYSTLRPPKPLPPDAEPDAISRKFRLDSTYPTKEGMVAYRVHHVPAGGVIMFFAGLLSALVGIGSGIVKVFAMDRLMRLPFKVSTTTSNFMIGVTAAASAGIYLQRGQIQPAIAAPVALGALIGSLAGARVLPHIQTKALRYVFAGVVVFAGIELLRRVLSNSL